Proteins encoded by one window of Panicum virgatum strain AP13 chromosome 7N, P.virgatum_v5, whole genome shotgun sequence:
- the LOC120680874 gene encoding uncharacterized protein LOC120680874: MIGPLPTALGGFNRVLVAIDKFTKWIEVKPVTCPKANRVLDFLDEIVHRYGFPNRIITDLGSNFNNHQFWEYCENNGIDVRYVSVAHPRANGQVERANGMVLDALKKRMYDAANTKGGKVDQGTTQCSLGAAYSAYKAHRTVALLRGLRLTEQSPYFVVYGSEAILPADVMWQSSAVEQYEEGVAEDNRRVDIDSLKEARCAALVQSAKYLEGIRRYHDRNVKEHSFNATSRNTPSTWVISSSVVSRIRQDYTSSARHGKVLSPSIQSLV, translated from the coding sequence ATGATTGGCCCTTTACCAACTGCGCTAGGAGGATTCAACCGAGTTCTGGTGgctatcgacaagttcaccaagtggatcgaggtcAAGCCTGTTACATGCCCTAAAGCCAACAGAGTACTCGACTTCTTGGATGAGATCGTGCATCGCTACGGGTTCCCCAACCGCATCATCACAGACCTGGGTTCCAATTTCAACAACCACCAATTCTGGGAGTACTGCGAGAACAACGGGATCGATGTCCGGTACGTCTCCGTCGCACACCCACGTGCCAACGGCCAAGTGGAACGCGCCAACGGAATGGTACTCGACGCCCTCAAGAAACGCATGTACGATGCTGCAAACACCAAAGGAGGCAAAGTGGATCAAGGAACTACTCAATGCTCTCTGGGGGCTGCGTACTCAGCCTACAAAGCTCACCGAACAGTCGCCCTACTTCGTGGTCTACGGCTCACCGAACAGTCGCCCTACTTCGTGGTCTACGGCTCCGAAGCTATCCTGCCTGCTGATGTGATGTGGCAATCCTCGGCAGTCGAACAATATGAGGAAGGTGTGGCAGAAGACAACAGGCGGGTCGACATCGACAGCCTCAAAGAagctcgctgcgccgccctCGTCCAATCAGCCAAATACCTCGAGGGTATCCGGCGTTACCACGATCGCAACGTCAAGGAACACTCCTTCAACGCAACGTCAAGGAACACTCCTTCAACGTGGGTGATCTCGTCCTCCGTCGTATCCAGAATACGGCAGGACTACACAAGCTCAGCTCGCCATGGGAAGGTCCTTTCTCCGTCAATACAGTCACTGGTCTAG
- the LOC120682655 gene encoding uncharacterized protein LOC120682655 produces MAWRAVEDVIEKSRQKSEMLRDVGDAILRAEKLEEELKKAKQQASNLQIRLDRNAVEYHNEVQALTAAKDGLVDQNKSLTAQKNELVEKNKKLRQKETGKCLALKFPRVLITQSGILTCFPWSTCRIEKFRGVAQRRRHQLEGRLLPGKGSSRTA; encoded by the exons ATGGCCTGGCGAGCTGTTGAG GATGTAATAGAGAAATCCAGGCAGAAGTCTGAAATGCTGCGTGACGTTGGTGATGCTATCCTCCGAGCAGAGAAACTTGAAGAGGAACTAAAGAAAGCCaagcagcaagcttcaaatCTCCAAATACGGCTGGACAGGAACGCTGTGGAGTACCACAACGAAGTCCAGGCGTTGACCGCTGCGAAAGACGGGCTCGTGGACCAGAACAAGTCGTTGACAGCCCAGAAGAACGAGCTCgttgagaagaacaagaaattACGCCAGAAGGAAACTGGTAAGTGTCTGGCTCTGAAATTTCCTCGAGTATTGATTACGCAGTCTGGCATACTGACTTGTTTTCCTTGGAGTACTTGCAGAATTGAAAAATTCCGTGGCGTAGCTCAACGACGAAGGCACCAACTGGAAGGCCGGCTTCTACCAGGAAAAGGATCATCGCGAACAGCTTGA
- the LOC120682652 gene encoding germin-like protein 8-3 yields MAFSSSTKLLLITAFFALASWQQVIAFDPSPLQDFCVADLKSPVRVNGFPCKDPMAVTPDDFFNAARLDQPRNTMNKFGSVVTNINVTQFPGLNTLGISYARIDYAPLGVNTPHLHPRATELLTVLEGTLYLGFVTSNPNRLFSKVVKKGDVFVFPKAMIHFQMNLDHEKPAAALSSLSSQNPGVITIASAVFGSKPPISHDVLAKAFQVEKKLIDWLQNQFWENNNY; encoded by the exons ATGGCTTTCTCTTCTTCCACCAAGCTTCTCCTCATCACGGCCTTCTTTGCACTGGCCTCGTGGCAACAGGTCATCGCCTTTGATCCTAGTCCTCTCCAAGACTTCTGTGTGGCTGACCTGAAATCGCCTG TGCGTGTGAATGGGTTTCCATGCAAGGACCCGATGGCCGTCACCCCGGACGACTTCTTCAACGCGGCCAGGCTCGACCAGCCACGGAACACCATGAACAAGTTCGGCTCCGTCGTCACCAACATCAACGTCACGCAGTTCCCGGGCCTCAACACCCTCGGCATCTCGTACGCGCGCATCGACTACGCGCCACTGGGCGTCAACACGCCCCACCTCCACCCCCGTGCCACCGAGCTCCTCACCGTGCTCGAGGGGACGCTCTACCTCGGCTTCGTCACCTCCAACCCTAACAGGCTCTTCTCCAAGGTGGTCAAGAAGGGTGACGTGTTCGTGTTCCCCAAGGCGATGATCCACTTCCAGATGAACCTGGACCATGAGAAGCCTGCGGCAGCGCTGTCCTCGCTCAGCAGCCAGAACCCAGGGGTTATTACCATTGCCAGTGCGGTCTTTGGATCGAAGCCGCCCATCTCACACGATGTTTTGGCCAAGGCATTCCAGGTCGAGAAGAAACTCATAGATTGGCTGCAGAATCAGTTCTGGGAGAATAACAACTACTAA